A portion of the Blastopirellula sediminis genome contains these proteins:
- a CDS encoding DUF1559 domain-containing protein yields MNLSIRRQAFTLVELLVVIAIIGVLIALLLPAVQQAREAARRMSCSNNVKQLGLAMHNYHDTHGSFPFGYIGDDVDMGVHRRICWMQSILPFIEQNNLADLLKADTQPYIMHVPATIQGVVIDEMLCPSEANATATGGNSGTGFQGNYVVCTGNALMHRSNKLNGLFYRNSASSFRDIVDGTSNTLMYGETIKRPGSGAWGESGGYWGGGAWGAYGFTTLESPNTTVADRNYSCKTTTFKKAPCTATGTSDELQNFSRSYHPGGVMVGLGDGSTRFIADTINLTTWQSLSTRAGGEVLGEF; encoded by the coding sequence ATGAATCTTTCGATTCGCCGACAAGCGTTCACGCTGGTCGAGCTTTTGGTGGTTATCGCGATCATCGGCGTGTTGATCGCCTTGCTTTTGCCGGCTGTGCAACAAGCGCGGGAAGCGGCTCGCCGCATGTCATGCTCGAACAACGTGAAGCAGCTCGGCCTGGCGATGCACAACTACCATGATACGCATGGTTCGTTTCCGTTCGGCTACATCGGCGACGACGTCGACATGGGCGTTCATCGCCGAATTTGCTGGATGCAGTCGATCCTGCCGTTCATTGAACAAAACAACCTGGCCGACTTGCTGAAGGCCGATACGCAGCCGTACATCATGCACGTCCCGGCCACGATTCAGGGCGTTGTGATTGACGAAATGCTCTGCCCGTCCGAAGCGAACGCCACGGCCACCGGCGGCAACTCGGGAACCGGTTTCCAAGGAAACTACGTCGTCTGCACCGGCAACGCGCTGATGCATCGCTCCAACAAGCTGAATGGTCTCTTCTATCGCAACTCCGCTTCTTCATTCCGCGACATCGTCGACGGAACGTCGAACACGTTGATGTACGGCGAGACGATCAAACGTCCCGGCAGCGGCGCATGGGGCGAAAGCGGCGGCTACTGGGGGGGCGGCGCTTGGGGCGCTTACGGCTTTACGACGCTCGAATCTCCGAACACGACGGTCGCTGACCGCAACTATTCGTGCAAAACGACGACCTTCAAGAAGGCGCCGTGCACGGCGACCGGCACTTCGGACGAACTGCAAAACTTCTCTCGCAGCTATCATCCCGGCGGCGTAATGGTTGGCCTGGGCGACGGTTCGACCCGTTTCATCGCCGACACCATCAACCTGACCACCTGGCAATCGTTGAGCACGCGCGCCGGCGGCGAAGTCTTGGGCGAATTCTAG
- a CDS encoding DUF1559 domain-containing protein, producing the protein MTNVSRRTAFTLVELLVVIAIIGVLIALLLPAVQQAREAARRMSCSNNLKQIGLGLHNYHDTFGSLPPMIVKSGDSPNDVNPAWAWSALLLPMLELGNEHDTLQVGKLSLTQSAQTTAGAAVLGRALPAFLCPSDTASADVTARSVAGVRLGRSSYPGVNGHGPRVYYYDQGPTASASGIFSDRVKGFLFRDVVDGTSNTMAVGERTQSMPRTTQENSTQWAGTTHGEEDDSGYRGSLEIAGCTGFPMNEPYIAGITDWQYQHWFRSNHPGGAQFAFVDGSVHFLSQTIDMTTYRNLSNRHDGAVLGQY; encoded by the coding sequence ATGACGAACGTTTCTCGCAGAACGGCGTTTACGCTGGTGGAGCTGTTGGTGGTGATCGCCATCATCGGGGTGTTGATCGCCCTGTTGCTTCCGGCGGTGCAACAAGCCCGCGAAGCGGCTCGCCGCATGTCGTGCTCGAACAATCTGAAACAGATCGGGCTCGGACTTCACAACTATCACGACACGTTCGGTTCGTTGCCGCCGATGATCGTCAAATCGGGCGACTCGCCCAACGACGTCAATCCGGCTTGGGCTTGGAGCGCGTTGCTGCTCCCGATGCTCGAACTCGGTAACGAACATGACACGCTGCAAGTTGGCAAATTGTCGCTGACGCAGTCGGCTCAAACCACCGCTGGCGCCGCCGTGCTAGGTCGCGCTTTGCCGGCCTTTCTCTGTCCTTCGGATACTGCCTCGGCGGACGTCACCGCCCGTTCAGTCGCCGGCGTTCGCCTTGGTCGTTCGAGCTATCCCGGCGTCAACGGCCACGGCCCCCGCGTCTACTACTACGACCAAGGCCCCACGGCCAGCGCTTCCGGCATTTTCTCGGACCGTGTAAAGGGCTTCCTCTTCCGCGACGTCGTCGACGGAACTTCGAACACGATGGCCGTGGGCGAACGAACCCAGAGCATGCCGCGCACAACCCAGGAAAACAGCACGCAATGGGCCGGGACCACGCACGGCGAAGAAGATGACAGCGGCTATCGCGGCTCGCTCGAAATCGCCGGTTGCACCGGTTTCCCGATGAATGAACCGTATATCGCCGGCATCACCGACTGGCAGTACCAGCACTGGTTCCGCAGCAATCATCCCGGCGGAGCGCAGTTCGCCTTCGTCGACGGCAGCGTTCATTTCCTCAGCCAGACGATCGACATGACGACCTACCGCAATTTGTCGAATCGCCACGATGGCGCCGTTCTGGGCCAGTACTAA
- a CDS encoding carboxypeptidase-like regulatory domain-containing protein has product MAIRYAALLAIVAVVGCYSNKPDLDFGEVQGKVTLNGKPLQNAKVRFQPEVGRPSYGATDADGEYTLYFMGEPWGALVGANSVAITTENMIEDQNTGETKFIREFLPKKYHAETTLTAQVQPGANRFDFDLVDEKKRK; this is encoded by the coding sequence ATGGCGATTAGATATGCGGCCTTGCTGGCCATCGTCGCAGTCGTCGGTTGCTATAGCAACAAGCCTGATCTTGACTTCGGCGAGGTGCAAGGCAAAGTGACGCTGAACGGGAAACCGCTACAGAACGCCAAAGTTCGCTTTCAGCCGGAAGTCGGACGTCCCTCCTACGGCGCGACGGACGCCGATGGGGAATACACCTTGTATTTCATGGGCGAGCCCTGGGGCGCGCTGGTCGGCGCCAACAGCGTGGCGATCACGACCGAAAACATGATCGAGGATCAGAACACTGGCGAAACGAAATTCATTCGCGAGTTCCTTCCGAAGAAGTATCACGCCGAAACGACGCTGACCGCGCAAGTTCAGCCCGGCGCAAACCGGTTTGACTTCGACCTGGTCGATGAGAAAAAGCGGAAGTAG